The following nucleotide sequence is from Nitrosopumilus adriaticus.
CTATGTCCTGGACTGTCCATCCAACCATCGATAATTTCTTTTGCAATTGCTTCTTCATCTGCCATCCATGTATATGATGATTTGATCCCTTGAGTCATGTAAGATGAATAAGTATAACTCTGGAAAATATTTTCAGCTAATCCATATGTATAGTATGAACCATAATTTTTCTGGCAGTTATAACCTGCACTATTACCCCTATCTGTTGGATCTAGTCCTTCAGGAGTATCATGGGAAAAGAAATTACGATTTGACATATCTTCACTATGATTTCTTGCAATAGAATCAATTAATGAAATTCTATTAAGTTTTGACAATCCTTGTTTTTGTCTTTCATTGTTTGTAAACTCATAGATATATTGTTCAATTAAAGTACTATCAAACCCTGATTCAACTCTAAGAGGAGAAGTTATTTCAATTTCATTAATATCGACTTTAGGTATTTTTATTTCTGAAATAGTATCCCTAGCGTCTCCTACAAAATTCTCAGGAAGTGAATCCGGAATTTTTTGTAAGGATTGTTTTAGTTCATCTTGATTTATTTGAAAAATTCCATTAGAATACGCATAAACTGCTATGACTAAAACTAATCCTACTAAAATCCCTCCTACAAGTTTACTTCGTTGTTTTTTCTTGTATGCACGACCATAGGAACGTTTACCGCATTTTGTGCAAACAAAATATCCTTGAGTGAAAACATAGTTATGACTGCAGCCCATATCTAATGATGTGAAAAATAATGATGTGTTATGTAAGCGTCTTTATCTAAAAATTTCTGTAGGGGTCTGCAGTGTGCACAAATCCATAAATCTCCACCATCTGAAGAAGGATTTGTTTTTCTAAGAAATTCCTGAAGACATGTTCTGCATACATGACGTTTTTTTAACCAAGATTTCTCTACGGCAAAAACATCGATTCGATTAAATCTTTTTTTGCATTCAATACAACGTTTTTTCATTCTACACCCTCTAAGAATACTTTTGAGCCATCACAACTGTGTGTCTGAATGTGCGTTTCTCTTTCTTTACCTGCAAAATCAATTAATGAAAAACCTGATTGATATCCACATTGATCACAGACCACTTTGTATTGTCCACTACTAATGTTTAGTTCGTATTTTCGAAGCCAATTTTTTCTCAAATATTTTACATGAATAGTCTTTCCACATTCATGATTTTCAAGTTGTATGTGATCAAAGCAATACATATTATGACAAAATTTACATTTTTTACTATTGAAAAAATCTACCTCAGTATTACATCCTAAATAATTACATATTTTATCAGAGCTCATTTTCTATCAACACCACAACCAAGTACATTGATTTTTAGATACTTTTTCAGCATATTCTAGTTCCTGAGAGATGTACTTCATATCAGAACCAATCTGAGAAATCTCCGAGCTAACTTTTGAGAATTTACTTGAAAACTCTTTAAAATGATCATATGAAGAAGTCTTGGTTTTACTTTCTAGTAACAAATAGATGGATACGTTATCCTCAAGAATTTTCTGTAATTTTACTCTTTGATCATATAGTTTGTTGTATAGATCCCATGCTTTTTGTACATGGTGTTTTGATTGAGATTCAGAATATTTTGCATCTGCTTCTTTTAGATACTTCCATGTAGTATCCATTCCTTCTTCAAGTTTGAGAATAGATACTGAGGCAGTATCAATTTTCTGTGTCAGTGTTTGTTTTTGTTTTTCTGAAAATATTGGCATATGTGACTTGGAATTTGGTTTAGTGTCAGGGCAGCCATCTGAATCTTTGTAGCCATTTCTAGTCTCCTTTTGGTATTTACATTGATCATATTTGTCAACCATTCCATCCCCATCAGAATCTGCAGTCATTGTGTTTTTAGATGGTGGAACATATGCTCTACAACCCATCCTGTCTTTTGTTCCAAAAATTTTAGGACATTTGTCCTCTGAATCAGGAACGCCATCTCCATCTAAATCTGGTGAGAACTTATGATTTTGAGATTTTGATGACTCTTTAGTAATGTAAATTTCTTTTTTATCAAACTCTTTGCCATCAAATACTAATGAGATTTTATATTTTCCAGCAGGATAAGAATAATCCAGAGTTAACGGATATTTGAAAGTCTTCAGAGTCTTTGATACTTGAACAGCATTATGTTCAGTCACACCATTTGGTTTGTAGACTACAACATCCAGATACATGCCTCTTTTGTACAACTTGTCTGGAACATCACCTGAAATCATGTATGTCGCTACGGAGTTTTTGTTCAGATAAAAGGAGGATCTGTCGGAAGTTTGGATGATTGGTTCAGGGATTATTCTTTCATTAAATATGGTTCTGGGATTTTGTTTTTCTCCAAACCCCTTCACTCCATAAATTTCTTGAATTTTTTCAACATCTATTTTTGAAATATCTCTCCATTCCTCATTTGGTTCAATCCATGCCATAATTGATGGAGCTCCAATACCTGTATCATACCAACTTTGAGTTACACTATTGTCATATCCTCTATAATGACCTAATCCAATAATATGCCCAAACTCATGTTTTACAGTGTTGGCCATTTGTTTAGAACGAAAGAAATTATTTGTTAAGCAATATGAATTTACAAAAATTTCTAGTTCAGAATCATACACTTCATCACAAGCATAAAAAGACGAATAAGCTATTTCGATATATCCATTTCCCACATAAGCAATCCCAAAAACATATCGTCCATCATCAACAACAATTTTTTCAACATATTTTATAGAAATATCACAAACATTTGGTTTTAGCAAATCTAATTTTTCTAAGGGTACTTCAACTACAGTAATATCCCAATTTCCATTTCCTCCTCCTTGTAATTCTCCTCTCCAACTAATTATTCCATTTTTTGCATCTGAATACCATCTTTCCCATGTTTGTTTATCAACTCTAGAATCAGAGGGTTGAAAAACACAAACAGTTGGACTATGGGAAATTTGTTTCCCAAAAGTTTCTACGTAATATCCATTTGCAGCAAAAGCTGTTGTAGGAATTAGTAAAGTAGACAATAACACTAGAATTATGATACTTCTCATTTCATATATTCATAAAAAATTAGAAAATATATGATTTTTCTCAAATAAGCTCCAAAAATTATTCACAGATCAAATCAGGTTAATGTTTAGAACAATAATACAGCATTTTTGATGGTAAATTGTTAAATTTAACCTCAAATATCCGACTTTTTGTGACTTTTTCATGCATATTTTACATTATTTCGGTATTAGGTAGAACGTAGGAATTATCCTAAACAAGATATTCAGAAAAATTCCTCATTTTAAAAAAGCACTCTCTTTCAATCAAAGTAAAATCTAGGGAAAGATTAGTTTTTTAAAGTTTAATTATTCAAAGTATGATTTTCATATAATTGGTTAAAAATCAATTATCGCAATATTCAGCAACAGAGTCAGGGTTGGGGTTTCTTTATCAATTCGAAGTAGCATTTCTCACATTGCTTAAGAATCCAGGAAATGAAATTTCCATTGAAACAATTGATGATGTGGTTGTTGAAAAAAATGACAAAATATTAGAAATAATTCAATCCAAACATCACGTATCAGAAAAGGGGTCGTTACATAACACTAGCCAAGATATTTGGAAAACATTAAACATATGGTTAGATGGGTTTAATGAAATAAAAAAGAACAATCCATTTGTAAAAAGGATTTTGTTAACAACGGATGAATCAAAGACTACGCAAGCCGCATATTTTTTACAACAAGATGAACAGGTAAGAAACCCAAAAAAAGCAATGGACATATTAGAAAATATTGCAAAAACATCAGACGCTCTAAAAAATAAAAAAATATATAAAAAATTCCTAAGATTTAATCCAGAATTAAAAAAGGAGTTGTTTGAATCAATTTATGTTTTTGATGGTTCATTAAAAATTCAAGATGCGAGAAACAAGATAATGAATGAGATTGCGAAGAGAGGTAGAAAAGAATTTGAAAAACAGTTTTTTGAAAGAGTATGGGGACTTTGGATAAATATGGTAACAGACATTCTAGCTACAAAATCTAAATCTACAATTAGCTATGATGAATTTCACTCACACATTCAAGATATCAGAGATGAGTTCAATAGAGAATCATTACCAATAGATTTTATTTACAAAGATCCAACACAAAAACAAATAAAAACATACATGGATAAAATATTTGTTCAGCAATTGAATTGGATTATGGCAACAGAACCAATTATCGAATTAGCAATAGTGGATTATTGGAAGGCATATCAACAACGTTCCAAATGGATTAAAGATGAATTGTTATTTGATAAAGAATTGATTCAGTATGAAAAAAGGTTAGTAGATGCATGGAAAAAACAATTTGAGATGAAAAAATGGGAATTGGGAACTTCTAAAGAAAACTCAAAAAAGATTGAAAAAGGAAGAGAAATTCTAAATTGGGTCAATAGCACTACATCCCTTTGCATAAGGGACAGATGTACTGAACCATATGTAACCCAAGGTAGTTATCATATGCTAGCCAATAGGAAAAAAATTGGATGGCATGTAGATTTTGAAAAGAAATTGAAGAGCATCATAAGACATGCCACGGAGACTCCAGCATGATAGAATGGGAAGAGAGACCAATTGAAGTACAATCACTCTTAAATCCTGCATTTTGTGGCGAAATAATGTTAGAATGTATTAAAACATATAATGTAAAAAGCGGATCTTTCCCAATCACTTTAGCATTTTTAATTTTCCCTTTAGTTCTACATCAACCTACTAGAGAGATTCTACCTTTTTCATCAAAATATCTTCATAGTGCTCTAAATCAAAATAAGGAAGTCCTAATAGGATTTTCACAAAGAGCAAACCATATGATTTCAATTACTATTGAAACATTATTCTTTTTACTTCAAACAGAAGTTTTGAAAGTTGACTCATATGGAAAAATAACAATAAACAAAAAAGTAAAACTTAGTAAAATTCCAGAATCAAGAGATTCAGAAATTCAAGATTGTCTAAATAAATCTCATCAGCTTGGAAGATTATTTTCTAAAGGGGGAAAACCCTCAACAATCTATGCAATGTTTGGAGTAAGACCCTAATGCAGATTAAAGAGATTGTCATTTATAACAAAAAAGGACAAAAAAGAATTTTAAAAATCAAAGAAGACGAAGTGAATATAATCACAGGTAAATCTGGAACTGGAAAATCATCATTGATAGATATTGTAGAATATTGTTTGGGAAGAAGTTCCTGTAAAATTCCAAAAGGAGTCATCAGAAATCATGCTAGTTGGTACGGAGTTCTATTAACACATAGAGAAGAAAACATTTTCGTTGCAAGAGAAAACCCACCAGGGATACAAAAATCCACACAATTTGCATATATTGAACGAGGCAAAAATGTAGAATCGCCTGAGAATATACCTCAAACAAATTCAACTAATGATGAAATAGCAGTAACATTAAGTGAAATTTTAGGAATATCGCCTAACAAAAATTTCCCAAAAATGGGGCATACTAGGAACCCATTATCTGCAAATATCAAACACTCATCCTTCCTATGCTTTCAGAAAAAAGAGGAAATTGATTCTAGTCAAGTAATGTTTCACAGACAAGCTGAACAAGGTAGAATTCAAGATATCAAAGATACATTACCATATTTTCTAGGTGCGATACGTGAGGATGAATTAGCACTAAAACATGAATTAGAAAAAGAAGAAAGACTTCTCCGAATAGCTGAAATTACATTAAAAGAGGCAGAGATGCTAAAGGGGGATGAAATCAGTCAATCTATCAGTTTAGTTGAAGAAGCAATTGATTGTGGAATTATCAAATCTGAAATAAAAAATGAAAGTCAAACGGACAGAACAAAAATTTTAGAAAAAGTTTCAATATGGAGACCAGGTAAACCAACGCAATTTAATGATAATTTAGAAATTCTACAAGATGAGGCGAATGAATTAACTAAAAAATTATCATTACAAGATAGAAAAATAAGAGCAGCAGAAAGTTTTGCAAATGAATTAACTGGATTTTCAAGTGAAATGCTTCATCAAAAAAATAGATTAGATTCAATTGGAATATTTGAACACCTAAGTCAAAAAAATAAAGAGTGTCCTTTTTGCAAAGGAGAATTAGAACATAAAATTCCAGAAATCGAATCGATAAAAAACACATTAAAAGATCTTGATGAAGATTTAGAATATACGATTAAAGAGCGCCCACAATTAAGGAAAAAAATCTCCAATTTAAAAAGAGAAAGAGAAACCATACATTCAGAAATACAACAAAAATTGAAAGACATAGAGGGAGTTATTCAAAGTAGACAGGGGTTACTTGAAGAAAGAGATTTGAGATTTAGACAAGCACAAGTATCAGCTAGAGCAAAATTTTGGTTAGATAATGTCAGATTAACGGATGAGACATCACAATTAAAAATAGATGTCAAAAAAAGATCTGAAAAAGTTCAAGAATTAAGGAGAGAATTAGATGAAGAGAAAAAGCAACAACGTCTGAACTCGATTTTAAATAGAATCGGTGAAAAAATGACAAGATGGGCAAGAGAGTTGAAGTTAGAACATTCTGAATTCCCTGTTCGTATAAACATGTCTACAGCCAACATTATCATAGACTCTGAAGAAGGATCTATAGCACTAGATGAAATAGGAAGTAGTGAAAATTTGCTTGGATATCACCTAGTAACATTTTTTGCACTACATGAATATCTAAGAAATCATAAAAGACCTGTACCCGGATTTTTATTTTTAGATCAACCATCACAGGTCTATTTTCCAAAAGATACGGAATTCGATGATATGAAGGAAGTTCTAGACGAAGATAGAGAAAATGTTTTGAAAATATACAAATTCATTTTTAAACGAACAAAAGAAATCCCTGAATTCCAAGTAATTATCACTGATCATGCAGACATAAATGATAAAAAATTCCAATCAGTAATTAATGAAAGATGGCGAGATGGCATGGCACTTATTCCTAGAGAATGGATAGAAGGATAAATTCAAAAATTGTTTGAATAGAAAAAGAGAGAGAGTGAGACATTATTCAATGATGGAAGTTTCTTCAAATTTCCACATCTTTTGTTTTTTATCATATACAACTTGAAAACTAATCTCTTTTTTGGTTTCATAGTTTTTTCTTTTACATATGCTATAGCGAGAGCGCTCAATGAATTTGGATTTCCATACCTTCCATGTGTGAGGAGTGAACCTTAATTCCTCCATCAATAAAACATCAGGCACATTATGATTTTCAAAAATTATCTTTACAAGATAATTCCATTTAGAAGTAAAATTAATCTTCGAACTCATCATCACTCTCTCTCTTTTTTACACTCATGTCTATACCAACAACACATATCATCAAATGGCATAGTAATTCCATTTCTTGTGTCAAAATAGATAATTTTGTAACAATGATTACATTTAGTCATGATTACATTTCCTCTTTTGAGGTTCTTGCCAAATCCAAGGCAATTCTTCGTATTCCTCAAAATCTTTTCCAGATAACAGATCAATACCAAACACATTTTCAGAAATTACTATTTTGATTAGATCTTCAACAGACAAAGTTAGATTGTCAGCTGATTTTTTCAGCATTTCATATGTTATAATATCAAACTTTAGTTCGATTTTCTCACCCCAATTCATTGTAGCATTGCCTCTTCGTAAATCAAGAATTGTCTATCTTCTTCAGAATTACATTTTTCACATAAAGAAATAGAGTATTGGCCTTGTTCCCCACCATCAAAAATTAATCGATGTTTCTTTGGAGCAATACACATGCATTCTCTCTCCATT
It contains:
- a CDS encoding CAP domain-containing protein, with protein sequence MGCSHNYVFTQGYFVCTKCGKRSYGRAYKKKQRSKLVGGILVGLVLVIAVYAYSNGIFQINQDELKQSLQKIPDSLPENFVGDARDTISEIKIPKVDINEIEITSPLRVESGFDSTLIEQYIYEFTNNERQKQGLSKLNRISLIDSIARNHSEDMSNRNFFSHDTPEGLDPTDRGNSAGYNCQKNYGSYYTYGLAENIFQSYTYSSYMTQGIKSSYTWMADEEAIAKEIIDGWMDSPGHRANILEKKYDRIGVGVSINSDEVVYSTQNFC
- a CDS encoding DUF3732 domain-containing protein; the protein is MQIKEIVIYNKKGQKRILKIKEDEVNIITGKSGTGKSSLIDIVEYCLGRSSCKIPKGVIRNHASWYGVLLTHREENIFVARENPPGIQKSTQFAYIERGKNVESPENIPQTNSTNDEIAVTLSEILGISPNKNFPKMGHTRNPLSANIKHSSFLCFQKKEEIDSSQVMFHRQAEQGRIQDIKDTLPYFLGAIREDELALKHELEKEERLLRIAEITLKEAEMLKGDEISQSISLVEEAIDCGIIKSEIKNESQTDRTKILEKVSIWRPGKPTQFNDNLEILQDEANELTKKLSLQDRKIRAAESFANELTGFSSEMLHQKNRLDSIGIFEHLSQKNKECPFCKGELEHKIPEIESIKNTLKDLDEDLEYTIKERPQLRKKISNLKRERETIHSEIQQKLKDIEGVIQSRQGLLEERDLRFRQAQVSARAKFWLDNVRLTDETSQLKIDVKKRSEKVQELRRELDEEKKQQRLNSILNRIGEKMTRWARELKLEHSEFPVRINMSTANIIIDSEEGSIALDEIGSSENLLGYHLVTFFALHEYLRNHKRPVPGFLFLDQPSQVYFPKDTEFDDMKEVLDEDRENVLKIYKFIFKRTKEIPEFQVIITDHADINDKKFQSVINERWRDGMALIPREWIEG
- a CDS encoding three component ABC system middle component, translated to MIEWEERPIEVQSLLNPAFCGEIMLECIKTYNVKSGSFPITLAFLIFPLVLHQPTREILPFSSKYLHSALNQNKEVLIGFSQRANHMISITIETLFFLLQTEVLKVDSYGKITINKKVKLSKIPESRDSEIQDCLNKSHQLGRLFSKGGKPSTIYAMFGVRP
- a CDS encoding ABC-three component system protein, producing MVKNQLSQYSATESGLGFLYQFEVAFLTLLKNPGNEISIETIDDVVVEKNDKILEIIQSKHHVSEKGSLHNTSQDIWKTLNIWLDGFNEIKKNNPFVKRILLTTDESKTTQAAYFLQQDEQVRNPKKAMDILENIAKTSDALKNKKIYKKFLRFNPELKKELFESIYVFDGSLKIQDARNKIMNEIAKRGRKEFEKQFFERVWGLWINMVTDILATKSKSTISYDEFHSHIQDIRDEFNRESLPIDFIYKDPTQKQIKTYMDKIFVQQLNWIMATEPIIELAIVDYWKAYQQRSKWIKDELLFDKELIQYEKRLVDAWKKQFEMKKWELGTSKENSKKIEKGREILNWVNSTTSLCIRDRCTEPYVTQGSYHMLANRKKIGWHVDFEKKLKSIIRHATETPA
- a CDS encoding AN1-type zinc finger domain-containing protein, yielding MSSDKICNYLGCNTEVDFFNSKKCKFCHNMYCFDHIQLENHECGKTIHVKYLRKNWLRKYELNISSGQYKVVCDQCGYQSGFSLIDFAGKERETHIQTHSCDGSKVFLEGVE